The stretch of DNA CCGCGAATATTCCCCTTGCTTGGTGGTGCTTGCGATGTGGCTTGCACTGGCTTCGACCGACTGGAACTCGAGCGAGGAATTGCAGACCTAGGAAATTTGCGAGCCCTCGAGTCGTTCGAATCGGGTCGTGATGACGATGTACCAGCGGTCCTAGGCTGAGTCTGCGCTTGTGCAGCAGCCATTGGCGACCGTCTGTGCGCTTGCTGCCCATGGCCAGCTCGATGGCTCGTGGACGGGCGCGGAGGACGCTTCTCCGGTCGAGAGTGATCATCACAATGATAAGAAAACGGTCGCGGAGGCGGCGGGGGTTTGAAGAGAGTAGCTTGGTCACGGAAATGGCAGAGCCACTCACTCTCGTAATGTGAGAGAAACCATTCCATTGCATTCTCGCCACCCAGGTCCAAATAGTGATGTACCCAATGGTACCAGTTGGTGAACCACAGTGTATGTCCGTCGACACTCCGGCGCTGGTCCATTTCGCGTTCTGAGAAGCCACGTTGTACGTAGTTGTCGTATGTTGCGTTAATGCTCcctaggttataagcccagTGGAcaggaggaggcggaggaaagTCCGGAGGACGGAGACGAGGCATGCTGAATGTGCGAGTCGTTGTTTCTGAAATTGTTGAGGTTAGTAAGGGCGCGCAATGGCTGCGTTTATATCGCGCTTCATTGTCACCAAGGGTGCGCCAAGACCCAAACGCGTTTCCAGAACTTCACTTCTGCTCTCACGTCCAAAATCGGCAGTGTCGCTTTGTGAGTGTGTACACGGAGCGTTTCGCGAAGTTTCCGCTGAAACAGCACGGACACTCGACTTCAGGAACTCAGGCCACGTGTACCGCCGTTGCAACAACTTCTGCTTCACGTAGTCCTGGACTTCTGTTACTTCTTGACGTGTCTCTCCGGACTTACTTTGGTCTGGTATTGTAAAGTCATTGAAGACGGCTCTGACTCCAGCCTGACTGTCCCACAAGAGCTTACTGTTTACTTACGAGCTCGCAATTCCATGTTTCTTGCCATAATTGAACACTTTTCCCTCCATATCAGGTCCAATGAACAGCCACGCTACGGCTACCACCCAGCTGAACACTGTGTCCACAAACCAGTTGTTACGCGGAGAGCCTCCGAGAGTGCCCGCTCGCATCGCATGGGCAAGCAGTTGAGTCGTGATGAGATAGCCTCCTGACTCCAGACCACGCACTGCAGCCGCAGCTACTTGGTCCTCGTCCTGAACCATGTCTCCCTCTTCAAGGATCTTCGTAGCTGGGTGCTTGGTCTTCTGTTCATTCTCGTATCCAGGTGATGTGATTGACCCAGGGCATACACAGTGAATCTTGATCTCAGCAGCCGGGCCATTGACGGGGTCTCCTTTCCGAGCACCATTGTACAGATTCATCTCAGAGCGGAGCGTGTCAGCCAGCGAACGTGAGGCCGACTTGGGCGGCGCATAGGGCGCATAGCCAGCGAGACCAGTGAAGCAAGCGACACTTGAAGTGATGATGAAATGTCTCGGCTTCTGACTTGACGCGCTGTTGCCCTTGGTGCCAGCTGGTTTGACCCACTCTTTGAGAATTGACTGGGCGAGATATGCTGCGGCGAAGTAGTTCACATCCATTTGCTGCTTCAGGAGCTCGACAGAAGCATCGAGGAGAAGCATGGGTTGCGCCATGCCGGCATTTGCCCAAACGACATCCGGAGCATTGCCATTATTCCAGGCAGTGACTTCTTGTACGATGCGTTGGTTTTCTTCGGGCTTGGACACATCTGCGCTGATAGCGAGGAAACGCTGACGTTCGCCATTTTTCGCGGCTGCCTGACACTGAATCAGGGGCGAGCAGACGCCGACATGCTGAGAGCTTAACGTACCGATATGTACTCTAAGGCTTCATCAAGCTTCTTCTGTGTCCTTGCAACGATGACGACGTTGGCACCTTTCTGAGCTAGAAGCTTGCCCAAGCCTCTTCCCATGCCTTGCGAGCCGCCTGTGATGACCACCGTCTGCCAAGTCAGCATTCATACACGACGGAAGACGTTGCGCTTGCCTACCCGGCCGTTCACGTCGAAGTGGTTCTTCCCCGAGAAGATGCCCATGATGTCCAGCGCAAGTATTAAGACGAGAGCACAAAGAGCGATTGAGGCCCAGTAATAGCCCATTGCCATGGCGAAGGCGGGAAAGTTGTTGTCGACAGAGCTGAATGTCATGTTGGAGGATCAGTCAGGTCTTGGCGCGGCTGCCCCAAAGCCCGACGCGGCTTGCGTGGGCCATGAGAACGTGCAATTGCAAGTGACTGCACGACGACattgcccagcagcagcaagtccGAGTGCAAGATGGTCTTCTACTTCACCAGCAACATCGTCGACCCGCCGGCCTTCATCTACGTCGGCAAAGACAAAGTCGAGAGTAAGCCACACGCAGCGATCTTCTGAGAGCACAAGAACACCACAGGCTGACTGTCGTAGAGACGAGGATCTCATCGCCCACGGCTGGAACGAAGATGTCTGGTTCCATGTCGACAACCTGAGTTCCGCTCACGTCTACCTTCGAATGCGCGATGGCGAAACCTGGGATCGCATTCCACAGGAGCTACTCAACGACTGCGCCCAGCTCACCAAAGCCAACAGTATCGAGGGAAACAAAAAGGATAACATTACTGTCATCTACACGCCATGGAGCAATCTGAAAAAGAGCGGCAATATGGCTACGGGCCAGGTCGGGTTCCATAACAACAAATTGGTCAAGAGGGTATATGTGGAGAAGCGGGAGAATGCCATTGTGAACCGCTTGAACAAGACCAAGGTGGAGAAATATCCCGATCTGCGGCAGGAGAAGGCAGATCGTGAGAatggagagagaaagaaggagaggatAGCTGCGCAGGCAAAGGTAAGGCAGCCATGCCGTGCTCTCATTTCAATTGCCATGAGCTCTTGGATTGCTGACTTTATGTgcagaagaaagaagaagcccGCCTTGCAGAGGAGCGAAAGCAACTCAAGTGGCAGAAAGAGCACATGTATGACGACGTGCATACCGAGGATCAGATGAGGAGCAACGAAGACGGTTTCGACGAAGATGACTTTATGTGATGACTGCGACTTCGTAGGTGTCTGGAGCATAATAGAAGCTGCCTCGATCATGCGATGCGTGATCTGAGTTCACCTCATTGCGTCTAAGACTACATCGTTGTTATTGGGAACGCTGAGGAGATTGGCATGCGAACGACCACGCTTTTTAGCCTGCTATCTGAAAGCAGCTCTTCCGAATTAAAGCTCTTCCGCCGCGCAATCTGCGGCCTCAAATGTAATCGCGATCCGCGAAGCTCTGAATCAAACCCTCTGGTGTGGCATCGTACTCCTTCAAGACCACATTGTCACCCTCAAGGAAGGTGTTGGCCTGGACGAATACCTTGCGCGGCTTGGCTTGACGGACGACTTCTGGACGCAACTTAGTCGCGAACCACTCGTCCACAGTCGTGTACTTCTTGTAGAACTCCAGACCCTCTTTCTGGTCTGCTGTAGCCTTGTAGACGTTGAGCTTCTGCAAAAATCGATTCACGGCTGGTCGGCCATGGCTTTCAATCTTGGTCCTGTCGAGATAGATCTCAACATCCGAAAGATCGTCCTTGGTGTAGCGCAGCTCGCAGAATTCCTTGCCAGCCTCAAGGAAGACGTTCAGCAGAGCGAATCGAGCCTTCATGTGTGCTTGGCCGTGCTTCTGCGTGGATGGCTCCCAGAACTGCAGAGCAGCAACTCCAGCACGAGCCATTTGCAGGTAACAGATGTAGAGCACATCTCCTGCCACACTGTTGATGTCTTCTTTGCCATCTCCGAAGCCAAAGATTGACAGGATGCTGTAGTCTGGACACAGAGACATGGCAACTGACTCTGCTCGACACTCTTCGTAGCTGGGACCTTCGCCGCCGAAGACTGTACCCCAAGTCTCACCTGGTTTGTACCTGCAAACGTAAAGGTCAGCGGGGTCGATGCGCCGGCCATGCACTGGAGCTCCGGGTGTGCTTGAGCGTCCATGGCAGTATAAAGTAAGATGCCCGCAGCTGGAGTAACCACGAAAGGTCGATCGACGCAGCAACCTAAGCTATACTTACCAAGTAGCGATGGGCTTCCCAGTCCATGGATTGAGTGGAGGGTTCTTCACGTCGAAGTTGTAAACGCCTGGCTCGGTCTCCTGCAGAAGCTTGCCACAGCCTATTCGTGATTAAGTTAGCTTATACCTCAATGAAAGAAGTGGCTTTGTTATGGATCTCACCGTGTCCAAGGAGTTCGTGCAGACCAACTTGGACCTCGAAAGCTGCATCCTTGTACTTGTCCCACAGCTCCTGGTCTTCTTTCCGAATGAAGGGTGTCGGTTCCTTTGGCGCAGCGGCAGAAATCACATTGCCCAAACTGACATTCTTGAAGCCCTCCGTCTGTCGGACGACATCGTAATTGGGTATGTTTATACCAGCTGGAATTCCAGAGCCCGCAAATGTTAAGACTTCGAGAGAGGTGAAATCCGGGCTCAGGAACCGATCCCTGATCAATTGTGTCAGCGGAGTCCGACAATGGACTCGGTATCAGTACGGAGAGCTGAAGGACCACTTACTTCTCAAATGCCGCGGGCCAGGGGAGTTTTGGGATTTGTCTGTGAGAAGATGAGCTGGATTCGCTTTACTGCGGAGAGCAGAAACATACGCAGGTGCTGACTCAACGACTACAAGAGAGAGTCAGCTCGGGCTAGCAACTTGAAACTTCGATATACTTACGCCTGCCAAATGCAGCGGTCCTCTCCTTGTTGACCATCGCCACGAAGCCTTCCCACTCTCCACGGATGCCGTGCCTATAGACAGTTGTCAGAATGTATTTCTGTCTCGAGATGTGATCTGCAAGCCAGCAATGACGAGGAAATGGCAACTGCTCTGAACTTACGGATCTCTGTATGTCTCAATGAAACCGATGTTGGTCTCCACGATGGGGCCCTGCCGGAACGTCAGCCTGTGAGATCGCAAGGGAGCAAATGATCTTACCTTGTCTCTGATCCAGTGCCGCTGTGACTCAAGGTGTGCAAGCATGGATCCGTCGTGGAAAGCTTTGACGTATTCTCCGTGCATCTTGTCCTCATCGCCATTAAGAGCATACTTCTTGGCTTCTGCCAAATTACGAGCGATCTTGCCCATCTCCACAGCATGGTCGCCGAAGACAAGACGGACTTTCTTGCCATCGACAGTCCACTCCGTCTCCTTGAGATCACGTTGTGCGGGCTCAGTGACTGCTGATGCAACGAGCAACTCAAAGTCCCCGGCAGAAGTCTTGCGAAGTCGAGTGTTCTCAGGCATGAGCTGTTTCTCCTTGAAGAAGTCTGAGATCGCAGCGATCTCCGCAGTCTTGATGCCTGGAGAGTCGGGATAGTATGTCGAAATGTGGCCTTGTTCCGGATATCCTAGATGCAATTGTGGCACCGAGCTTGAGTCGTAGAGCACGCCCTCGACTTGCTGAAATAGACGTGAAGCGTTTTCAGATGTCTTCGCGAGTGCGGCAAATTTCTCTTTTGGGATACCTAGCGTTGCAGTGATCGAATCAGTATTGTCCAAAGTTGGTAGCAGCGTGTCAACTCAAATTGACAAAGACTTACGTGGAATGAACTTCGAGTCGCCGAAGGATTTGTAGCTACAAATTTCGCAAGCGGTAGATCAGTTACTGCTGAAGTGCGGATCAGAAGCACGGGCAACCTACTTTCCAGTGTTCCCTAAGAACTGGGCAGAGAATGATAGGAAGTGCTTCAAATGGTCGTCGGAAATGCCAGCTTCGGACAGCAATGCTTTCCAGTCCCCATTGGAACGCTTATGAAGATCCACGATCAAGTCCTGTCAACGGCGAAAACCAGATGGTCAGCTTCTTTCCCAtgagctgcagcagaggcCACGTCGATAGTCATAGTCAACAACAGCATGGCCGACGACCCATAGCATTGCATCAGAACAGGCTTACGTAGATGCTAGAACGCAAAATGTTAGCATACTGTTACCAACGTGCACTGCGAACGACTCACGGTTCTGACTCGTCTGAGACCTGGCGCAAATTGACACGAGTCCCTGAAAAGGCCGCTCGACTGATATAGTGAGcatacttcttctcctgtgGTGACCTAGTTTTGAGTCAGCTCAAGTCAGCGGCAGCCCAAGTTCTGGTAGTCTCCTACAAGGCGTCAAAGTGGGGCTTGATTGCCAGTGGGCAAACGGTAGGCGGATCATCAGTCAGGTACTGGACGAGGTCTTTTTCGTCCATTTTGTGTTGTTGATCAGTGTTCGCAACTTTCGAGGCCGAATGAAGGGTCGTGTGTTGGGTTTGGTCGTGGATGTGGATGCGATGTGGTCGGTGAAATCGAGACGTggggaagtggaagtgggcCTTGCCTCGCTGTTTGACCAGCTGAAGCGATCCGAATAATGTCTTCCACACCTCAACTCGCGGCTGACTGAACATTACGACTACCACAGTTCGCGCGGTACCACATCTGGAGACTGGCAAGCATATTCCGACGTAAGCGTTGCCTGCCGATAAGCCCGAACGAGCCTGCATCAATCTGTGCCCACAGAGTCCAGAAGTCTTGGAGTAGTCACGACCCGTGGCACGCGACCAAGTCAAATCTGAACATCGGAAAGTGCATTACTATATCCGCACAAGGGTATACAACTATCACCATCCTACTGTCGTTCATGAACAATTCCCACCCAAACACAAGAAAAGCTGGCGAGCTCCAGTACCGTATGCTTATTCCCAACTCCTCATCCTTAACCACCACGCAAAATCTTTACAGAGCAAAGGCCAGGAGAGCGCCGAGGCCGAACATGGCACCCGAGGCAACCTTGAGATTCCCACTGGCCGCAGAATCCGAGGTCTCGGTCGAGCCGTTCTCAGATGTCTCTGTTGCGTTCTCGTTGCCAGACGCAGAGCTTGGTGTGGCGGCATTGTTTCCTGTGGTGACAGACACGCCCGTTGCTTGAGAGCCTCCAGgaccgacgacgacggtaGTTGATGAGGCAACGCTGACGGTGAAAGAGGTCGCGTTTCCGTAGAACAAGGTGTACACAGAGCCCGGAGCAAGACCGGCTGGAATTGTGGCGACTGGAGGAATGCTGGTCTCAGCAACACCTTGGCCTCCAACTTGCGGCGTAGGCATGCCGGTCACAACCTATTGAGGGGATGATGTTAGCTTTTGTACCTGGTCAAAAGCATGCGACGGCGCAACTTACTCCATCCGAGTTGGTTTGCGTGAGGAAGTTGGTCATGGTGTTTGAGTACGGTGGGATCGAAATGGAAGTTGAAGAGGTCTGAGCCTGGTCACTTTGTCAGAGATGTTGCATCCACAGCGCAGCATCGTCAAGGAGCGTACATCGTTGTTCTGATCGTCGTTGTTGGTATCCTGGGCGTATGCGGCAGCCACAAATGGCGCCAGAGCCAATACTGAGTAACGCATGTTGATCGATGTATGCTACGACGGGTCGTTGGTGATGATCCAATGGTAATTCTCGTTGTGGAAGATGTAGaatgtcgatgtcgatgttaGAGACAGCGCGAAAGAAGAATGGAACGAACGAGTGTCACGAATGGCGTGTAGAGGAGGCAGGCGACAAGAGGGCAGGCCGGCAGCTGCATGTATCATATAAACGAAATGAGAAGCCGTACTGGGCTGTGAGCGTCCGTGCTCGGTATTGGCCGACTGAATGGTGGCAACTCCGCATCCACACCCTGGTCGGCCGGCACCACAGACCGTCTGGAGTGGTCGCCACTGCTGGAAAAGACGTCGTGGCGATGCGCCAGTATGCGCTGCTGCACTGTCGACGCGTCCTGCATTTCTTGCTGCTCTGACATGGTGTGGAGCGACGCGTCCCAAGCAACCGCCCGAAATAGCCCTCGACGACCCGTTGGCGGGCCGAGGAGCGTTCTCGCTGCGCGACAGGTTGACTTTTCCCTTTTCTCCCAGCGTCCTGGGCAGCGCGCCACAACACGAACATACGAGCATGCCCCTGCTTGGCTGATTCTGCGACTGCCGACCTGCCGCTCGCCCTGTACCGTCTTTTCGTTCTGCAGCACGACGTGCAGTTCCAGTTTCAGCTGCATACCAATTGGACATCTCTTCGGCCAAGTCTGTCAGCTGTTGCGCCCACGAATACTGCAGTCACGCTCCTGTCAATGCCACTGTCGACATACACCGAGAGCTAGGAGCTCGGTCGCCCAATAAACTCTTTGACTCCAgtcgcgaagaagaatgctCCATCAGCCACGTCCTCTGTCTGCGACACCACAAGTACTGCCCAGAAGACTTTATGTTCGAAAGGACGAGGACTTGcgatccagctgctgcatttGCCCCATGAAAGCCATCGACTTAGTAAGTCCAGAGGCATTTGGCCTTTTGCTCAGTCAGGGGAAGCCAGTCTGGATGTCGTTCTGAGAACATGAATGGGTTCTGCTCCAGCTTGCACAATCCGCCCTTCATCCACTCGGCGGCTGTATTTGGCACATGCAAGCGTACAGGAAGCTGCATGAGCAGATATCAATCACTAGTTTTCACCTTTCTGGTGTCCAAGGCTCCATCGAAGACACAAACGCGATCCTCTCACTCGGCATGCCAAGACTATCGGACAAACCAATGATCCGGAAAGCTCACTGGAGCTTAATCTCGGACGGATATCAGCAACTCAGCAACAACAGTTCCTCCTAGCTCAAGCACATCGTCGCAATTTGCTCTCGTCGATACGCTCAGAAGCATGCAATAAATCACGCGGTTGAGGAAGGTCCGGAAGCGGTGTGCACGATGCAGAGGATAAGTAGCCCGCACTTCCCTCcatttcttcctcttccctccATTCCACTCCTATCTTCACTCCTACTTCTTCACAACCGCGCAACCGCTTTGTCGAGTAGTTCGTCGGTCTCAGTCACTTCTTCAAAGCACTACACCCTCTTCGTATGTCACCACCTTGCTTCTATGAAGTCTTACGTTATTCCCTTCACCTGCACCTCGCTACGCTGGACACTACTGACCGATGCATAGTTGTGCAAACATGGCACCTCACGCCAATGACTCGGAGGGCTTCTCCGCCAACAACCCAACGGCAACAACACAGCGTGCCAATGTGAACGACTTCAGTGTCGAAGCACCCCATGTCCAGTACTCCAATGAAGATATTCTCAGCAAGTACCATTACCGCACAACCGAGGTTCGGCGCGTGAATGGGAAGTATGTCGCCAAGCCCAAGCAGACCAACTACGACTTCAAGACCAAGAGCCATGTCGGAAAGGTCGGTGTCATGCTCGTCGGACTTGGTGGCAACAATGGCACCACCGTCACTGCTGGCATCATCGCCAATCGCCGCAAGCTCACATGGGAGACGCGTGAGGGCCCGCGCGCTGCAAACTACTACGGCTCAGTTGTCATGTCTTCTACAGTCAAACTTGGCACTGATGCTGAGAGTGGTGAGGATGTCAACATTCCTCTTCAAAGCATGCTTCCCATGGTGCATCCTGATGACCTGGTCGTCGGCGGTTGGGATATCAGTGGTATGGATCTTGCCTCTGCGATGGACCGCGCACAAGTTCTAGAGCCGACTTTGAAGCAACTGGTGAAGAAAGAGATGGCCGGCATGAAGCCGCTgccaagtatatactacccaGACTTCATCGCTTCAAACCAAGGCGACCGAGCAGACAATGTCATTCCGGGATCCAAAGCATGCTTGGAGCATGTTGAGCACATTCGTGCTGATATTCGCAACTTCAAATCCTCCAACAGCCTCGACAAGGTCATCATTCTATGGACGGCAAACACCGAGCGTTACGCTGAGGTGATCCCAGGCGTCAACGACACCGCAGACAACTTGATGGCTTCCATTGAGGCTGGGCACGAAGAAGTATCACCATCTACTGTCTTTGCAGTTGCAAGTATCCTGGAGAATGCGCCTTTCGTCAACGGATCGCCGCAAAATACTTTTGTCCCTGGCTGTATCCAGCTTGCGGAGAAGCACAATGCCTTCATTGGGGGCGACGATTTCAAATCCGGCCAGACCAAGATGAAGTCTGCGCTCGTAGATTTCCTCATCAACGCGGGCATCAAGCTCACCTCTATTGCAAGCTACAACCATCTCGGCAACAACGATGGCAAGAACCTCTCCTCGCAGAAGCAATTTCGATCAAAGGAGATTTCCAAGTCCAATGTCGTCGACGATATGGTGGCAGCCAACAACGTGCTATACGAAAAGGACGAGCATCCAGATCACACTGTTGTCATCAAGTACATGCCTGCAGTTGGCGACAACAAGCGTGCGCTCGATGAGTACTATGCCGAGATCTTTATGGGCGGCCATCAAACAATCAGCATATTCAACGTCTGCGAGGACTCGCTGCTCGCCTCACCGCTGATCATCGACTTGGTCATACTCACAGAACTCTTCACGCGCATCCAATGGCGACACGATGGCGAGCAGGATTACAAGAGCTTCCACAGCGTCCTCAGTGTACTGAGCTACATGCTCAAGGCACCTTTGACGCCACCTGGTACACCGGTAGTCAACGCTCTCGGAAAGCAGCGAAGCGCTTTGATCAACATTCTTAAAGCATGTGTGGGTTTGGA from Cercospora beticola chromosome 1, complete sequence encodes:
- a CDS encoding uncharacterized protein (BUSCO:EOG09264XYD), coding for MVFYFTSNIVDPPAFIYVGKDKVENEDLIAHGWNEDVWFHVDNLSSAHVYLRMRDGETWDRIPQELLNDCAQLTKANSIEGNKKDNITVIYTPWSNLKKSGNMATGQVGFHNNKLVKRVYVEKRENAIVNRLNKTKVEKYPDLRQEKADRENGERKKERIAAQAKKKEEARLAEERKQLKWQKEHMYDDVHTEDQMRSNEDGFDEDDFM
- a CDS encoding uncharacterized protein (MEROPS:MER0003564), translating into MDEKDLVQYLTDDPPTVCPLAIKPHFDALSPQEKKYAHYISRAAFSGTRVNLRQVSDESEPIYDLIVDLHKRSNGDWKALLSEAGISDDHLKHFLSFSAQFLGNTGNYKSFGDSKFIPRIPKEKFAALAKTSENASRLFQQVEGVLYDSSSVPQLHLGYPEQGHISTYYPDSPGIKTAEIAAISDFFKEKQLMPENTRLRKTSAGDFELLVASAVTEPAQRDLKETEWTVDGKKVRLVFGDHAVEMGKIARNLAEAKKYALNGDEDKMHGEYVKAFHDGSMLAHLESQRHWIRDKGPIVETNIGFIETYRDPHGIRGEWEGFVAMVNKERTAAFGRLVESAPAQIPKLPWPAAFEKDRFLSPDFTSLEVLTFAGSGIPAGINIPNYDVVRQTEGFKNVSLGNVISAAAPKEPTPFIRKEDQELWDKYKDAAFEVQVGLHELLGHGCGKLLQETEPGVYNFDVKNPPLNPWTGKPIATWYKPGETWGTVFGGEGPSYEECRAESVAMSLCPDYSILSIFGFGDGKEDINSVAGDVLYICYLQMARAGVAALQFWEPSTQKHGQAHMKARFALLNVFLEAGKEFCELRYTKDDLSDVEIYLDRTKIESHGRPAVNRFLQKLNVYKATADQKEGLEFYKKYTTVDEWFATKLRPEVVRQAKPRKVFVQANTFLEGDNVVLKEYDATPEGLIQSFADRDYI
- the INO1 gene encoding Myo-inositol-1-phosphate synthase translates to MAPHANDSEGFSANNPTATTQRANVNDFSVEAPHVQYSNEDILSKYHYRTTEVRRVNGKYVAKPKQTNYDFKTKSHVGKVGVMLVGLGGNNGTTVTAGIIANRRKLTWETREGPRAANYYGSVVMSSTVKLGTDAESGEDVNIPLQSMLPMVHPDDLVVGGWDISGMDLASAMDRAQVLEPTLKQLVKKEMAGMKPLPSIYYPDFIASNQGDRADNVIPGSKACLEHVEHIRADIRNFKSSNSLDKVIILWTANTERYAEVIPGVNDTADNLMASIEAGHEEVSPSTVFAVASILENAPFVNGSPQNTFVPGCIQLAEKHNAFIGGDDFKSGQTKMKSALVDFLINAGIKLTSIASYNHLGNNDGKNLSSQKQFRSKEISKSNVVDDMVAANNVLYEKDEHPDHTVVIKYMPAVGDNKRALDEYYAEIFMGGHQTISIFNVCEDSLLASPLIIDLVILTELFTRIQWRHDGEQDYKSFHSVLSVLSYMLKAPLTPPGTPVVNALGKQRSALINILKACVGLEPENDMTLEHKLDC